In Marasmius oreades isolate 03SP1 chromosome 3, whole genome shotgun sequence, a single window of DNA contains:
- the CLF1 gene encoding NineTeen Complex (NTC) component encodes MDGRAPRIKNRAPAAIQVTAEQLLREAQERQEGAFRAPRQRVEDFEELHEYRGRKRKEFEERIRRTRGSIKEWLQYANWEASQNEFARSRSVYERALDVDPRSIQLWLSYCEMELKSRNVQHARNLFDRAVTLLPRVDQLWYKYVYLEELLQNVPGARQVFERWMQWEPDDKAWQAYIKMEERYGESDRASAIYERWVAIRPEPRVWVKWGKFEEDRQKLDKAREVFQTALEFFGDDEQQIEKAQAVFSAFAKMETRLKEYERARVIYKFALERIPRSKSAGLYASYTKFEKQHGTRTSLETTVLGKRRIQYEEELSHDRRNYDVWFDFARLEEGAYRDVKEEGATANEEEAAVGRVREVYEQAVAQVPPGNEKRHWRRYIFLWLDYALFEEIETKDYERARQIYQTAVQLVPHKVFTFAKLWLNYAKFEVRRLNLQAARKLLGASIGMCPKEKLFKGYIELEVDLREFSNARTLYQKYLEFDPSNSSVWIKFAELESQLQDFARTRAIFELGVSQSPLSMPEILWKAYIDFEVEEGEREAARALYERLIALSGHVKVWISYALFEAEPIPLPRAVREEEEEEDEEAERRMVAGDPGLARQLFDRAYKDLKNKGFKSERVALLEVWKTFEQEHGSADDVVKIEGMMPVVSKKRKVDQETGQTVEDWDLVFPDDERESNPASFKLLQMAHAWKNAQKSGSASKPSEFLSSLSSSTQAQSSSKDANSKNDGSDGASSSGGDEDEDERMVD; translated from the exons ATGGATGGACGCGCACCAAG AATAAAAAACCGGGCCCCAGCCGCCATCCAA GTTACCGCTGAGCAACTTCTTCGAGAG GCCCAAGAAAGACAAGAAGGTGCTTTCCGTGCACCCAGACAACGAGTCGAGGATTTCGAAGAACTCCACGAATACAGAGgacgaaaaagaaaggaattcGAGGAGAGAATTAGAAGGACGAGGGGAAGCAT TAAAGAATGGCTTCAATACGCAAATTGGGAG GCTTCTCAAAATGAATTTGCTCGGTCTCGTTCTGTTTATGAGCGTGCGTTGGACGTTGACCCACGCAGTATTCAATTATGGTTGAGTTACTGTGAGATGGAGCTCAAGTCCCGGAACGTCCAACACGCGAGGAATCTTTTCGACCGTGCGGTTACGCTACTACCCCGAGTTGACCAACTCTGGTATAAATACGTCTACCTCGAAGAACTCCTTCAGAACGTACCTGGGGCACGACAAGTATTTGAAAGATGGATGCAGTGGGAGCCGGATGACAAGGCATGGCAAGCTTACATCAAGATGGAAGAAAGGTATGGGGAGTCGGACCGTGCGAGTGCGATTTATGAGAGATGGGTCGCTATAAGACCCGAACCGAGGGTTTGGGTGAAGTGGGGGAAGTTTGAGGAGGACCGACAAAAACTAGATAAGGCGAGAGAGGTGTTTCAAACTGCGCTCGAGTTCTTTGGGGacgatgaacaacagatcgaGAAAGCTCAAGCTGTTTTTAGTGCGTTCGCGAAAATGGAGACCAGGTTGAAGGAGTATGAGCGTGCTCGTGTCATCTATAAG TTCGCACTCGAACGCATACCTCGCTCAAAATCAGCTGGGTTGTATGCTTCGTATACAAAATTCGAGAAGCAACATGGGACGCGGACGTCTTTGGAGACCACTGTGCTCGGAAAACGAAGAATTCAATACGAGGAAGAGTTGTCTCATGACCGTCGTAATTACGATGTCTGGTTCGATTTTGCTCGACTTGAGGAAGGTGCCTATCGTGATGTAAAGGAGGAAGGTGCTACGGCCAATGAAGAGGAGGCTGCTGTAGGCCGAGTAAGGGAGGTATATGAGCAAGCTGTCGCCCAAGTACCACCAGGGAATGAGAAACGACATTGGAGACGGTACATATTTTTATGGCTTGATTATGCTCTCTTCGAGGAAATTGAAACAAAG GATTACGAGCGAGCCCGACAAATCTACCAAACCGCTGTCCAGCTAGTTCCTCATAAAGTTTTCACCTTCGCCAAACTATGGCTGAACTACGCCAAATTTGAGGTACGAAGATTGAATCTTCAAGCCGCACGGAAGTTGCTCGGTGCGTCAATTGGGATGTGCCCGAAGGAAAAGTTGTTCAAAGGCTACATCGAGCTCGAAGTTGAC CTAAGGGAGTTTAGCAACGCACGGACGTTGTATCAAAAGTATTTAGAGTTCGATCCATCAAACTCGTCCGTGTGGATCAAGTTCGCCGAACTAGAGTCTCAGTTACAAGACTTTGCACGAACACGCGCGATATTCGAACTGGGGGTATCTCAATCACCGTTGTCCATGCCAGAAATCCTTTGGAAAGCCTATATTGATTTCGaggtggaggaaggagaacgaGAGGCAGCGAGAGCGTTGTATGAACGGTTAATAGCGTTGAGCGGGCACGTCAAGGTCTGGATATCCTATGCGTTATTTGAGGCGGAACCCATTCCTTTACCGAGAGCTGttcgggaggaggaggaagaggaggatgaagaggcaGAGCGGAGGATGGTGGCAGGAGACCCTGGCCTTGCTAGACAGTTGTTTGATAGGGCATATAAGGATTTAAAGAACAAGGGGTTCAAGAGCGAG CGTGTAGCCCTTCTCGAAGTTTGGAAGACATTTGAACAAGAACACGGTAGTGCTGACGATGTGGTGAAGATAGAGGGTATGATGCCTGTTGTTAGTAAGAAGCGGAAGGTAGATCAAGAAACTGGTCAGACAGTTGAAG ATTGGGACCTTGTTTTCCCCGACGATGAGAGAGAATCGAATCCAGCGTCTTTCAAACTCCTCCAGATGGCTCATGCATGGAAAAATGCCCAGAAGAGCGGGAGCGCGTCAAAGCCTTCCGAGTTCTTGTCGTCTCTATCGTCGTCTACTCAAGCTCAGAGTAGCAGCAAGGACGCAAATTCAAAAAATGACGGTAGCGATGGGGCTAGTTCAAGTGGAggcgacgaggacgaggacgaaaGGATGGTGGATTGA
- a CDS encoding uncharacterized protein (MEROPS:MER0010992), producing the protein MPSAMILIADGTEEMEFTITYDTLVRAGVQCRSVFIPEPKFSEFAGSSSPPIVKGSRGINIMPDAYFDASQCGPDKFDVMVIPGGAKGAETMSQNSQVQTLVRDFLAQKKLVGMICAGSLSALTSDLPKQPLTSHPSVKSKLVDNFEYSEDAVVISGNLITTRGPGTTFPFALTLVELLCGKEKRAEVYGPMVFPVGTPW; encoded by the exons ATGCCTTCTGCAATGATTCTCATCGCCGATGGAACTGAAGAAATGGAATT CACGATCACATACGACACACTCGTTCGGGCAGGCGTTCAGTGTCGTTCTGTCTTTATTCCAGAGCCGAAATTCTCCGAGTTTGCAGGCTCTTCGAGCCCTCCCATAGTCAAAGGATCCAGAGGTATCAACATCATGCCCGATGCGTACTTCGACGCTAGTCAATGTGGTCCT GACAAGTTCGACGTCATGGTCATCCCCGGAGGTGCTAAAGGAGCAGAGACAATGTCACAAAATTCACAAGTGCAGACCCTAGTTCGAGATTTCTTGGCCCAAAAGAAACTAGTGGGGATGATCTGTGCAG GGAGTCTTTCTGCCCTTACCTCCGATCTTCCTAAGCAGCCTTTGACATCTCATCCTTCTGTTAAATCAAAACTTGTCGACA ATTTCGAGTACTCCGAAGACGCTGTTGTTATTTCTGGAAATCTCATTACTAC TCGTGGACCCGGGACCACATTTCCTTTCGCCCTGACCCTAGTGGAGCTTCTCTGCGGCAAAGAAAAACGTGCTGAGGTTTATGGACCGATGGTGTTCCCTGTTGGAACGCCCTGGTAA
- a CDS encoding uncharacterized protein (MEROPS:MER0010992), which produces MPSAMILIADGTEEMEFTITYDTLVRAGVQCRSVFIPEPKFSEFAGSSSPPIVKGSRGINIMPDAYFDASQCGPDKFDVMVIPGGAKGAETMSQNSQVQTLVRDFLAQKKLVGMICAGSLSALTSDLPKQPLTSHPSVKSKLVDNFEYSEDAVVISGNLITTCVPLFCGDYPDIPQPF; this is translated from the exons ATGCCTTCTGCAATGATTCTCATCGCCGATGGAACTGAAGAAATGGAATT CACGATCACATACGACACACTCGTTCGGGCAGGCGTTCAGTGTCGTTCTGTCTTTATTCCAGAGCCGAAATTCTCCGAGTTTGCAGGCTCTTCGAGCCCTCCCATAGTCAAAGGATCCAGAGGTATCAACATCATGCCCGATGCGTACTTCGACGCTAGTCAATGTGGTCCT GACAAGTTCGACGTCATGGTCATCCCCGGAGGTGCTAAAGGAGCAGAGACAATGTCACAAAATTCACAAGTGCAGACCCTAGTTCGAGATTTCTTGGCCCAAAAGAAACTAGTGGGGATGATCTGTGCAG GGAGTCTTTCTGCCCTTACCTCCGATCTTCCTAAGCAGCCTTTGACATCTCATCCTTCTGTTAAATCAAAACTTGTCGACA ATTTCGAGTACTCCGAAGACGCTGTTGTTATTTCTGGAAATCTCATTACTACGTGCGTACCTCTATTTTGTGGTGATTACCCTGATATACCTCAACCCTTCTAG